The Arctopsyche grandis isolate Sample6627 chromosome 7, ASM5162203v2, whole genome shotgun sequence genome includes a window with the following:
- the LOC143913970 gene encoding tetratricopeptide repeat protein 5-like, with protein sequence MMSREDSYILEETKSKEEVDSILTDLQEKVEKLYLFRDHYFENHPIDKAIEKDDDIKERLDQIMNLFSEIEENSINGITKAQYLYLKGKALNITSKYDPLADQALSKAVKLDPNLVDAWNELGECYWKDDNLKEAKNCFGCALIHSKNKISLRNMSIILRQEVIPVAKERQKNIEKSVELAKEAVQLDPKDGISWSILGNAYLCSFFVVAQDPSILRLCMSAYKQAFNDPVARGQANLHYNRAIAFKYEEEYANALDSFTKATSLDPTWTGPPAEKRKLIEYLDNVNEFVKTKGKIKGKKLQQMTQQLESKLLGPYSEGKFTNGSETVKLDNVLLTELNDGVNQERVILGKVVCSVRNENLVPFTFCLVDAKANCMVVTLYNLADGKGVIIGDSIAIPEPFVTHQKFSCDDKNYEYHSIRVDNPMVMIVNGKKIGKNQIAGTRITSSFKVV encoded by the exons ATGATGTCGCGCGAAGATTCGTATATTTTAGAGGAAACCAAGTCGAAGGAAGAGGTGGACAGCATTCTGACAGATTTACAA GAAAAAGTTGAGAAACTATACCTATTTCGTgatcattattttgaaaatcacccAATCGATAAGGCCATTGAAAAAGATGATGATATCAAAGAAAGATTAGACCAAATAATGAATTTATTCAGTGAAATCGAag AAAATTCAATCAATGGTATTACAAAggctcaatatttatatttgaaaggtaAAGCATTAAACATAACGTCCAAATATGATCCATTAGCTGATCAAGCTTTAAGTAAAGCTGTAAAATTAGATCCGAACTTGGTTGATGCTTGGAACGAATTAGGAGAATGCTATTGGAAAGACGATAACCTCAAAGAAGCTAAGAATTGTTTTGGTTGTGCCTTAATTCAC AGCAAGAACAAAATTTCCTTGCGGAatatgtctattatattaaGACAAGAAGTAATACCGGTGGCTAAAGAACGTCAAAAGAATATAGAAAAGAGTGTTGAACTTGCTAAAGAGGCTGTACAATTGGATCCAAAAGACGGTATTTCATGGAGTATATTAGGCAATGCTTATTTGTGTTCGTTTTTTGTCGTCGCTCAAGACCCTTCAATACTTCGACTTTGTATGAGTGCTTACAAGCAGGCCTTCAACGATCCCGTAGCTCGAGGACAGGCCAATCTGCATTATAATAGAGCAATT gcATTTAAATATGAAGAAGAGTATGCAAACGCTTTAGATTCATTCACTAAAGCCACATCGCTTGATCCGACGTGGACTGGTCCACCGGCTGAGAAGCGGAAATTAATAGAATATTTAGATAATGTCAACGAGTTTGTAAAAACTAAAGGAAAAATTAAAGGGAAGAAGCTGCAACAAATGACTCAA CAATTGGAATCTAAACTACTCGGACCGTATTCTGAAGGTAAATTTACTAATGGAAGTGAAACTGTGAAGTTGGATAATGTTTTATTGACTGAACTCAATGATGGTGTTAATCAAGAAAGAGTAATTTTAGGCAAAGTAGTGTGTTCGGTACGCAATGAAAACTTAGTGCCTTT TACATTTTGTCTTGTGGATGCAAAAGCGAACTGTATGGTTGTTACTCTGTATAATTTAGCCGACGGAAAAGGTGTAATAATCGGTGATTCTATTGCCATTCCTGAACCATTTGTTACCCATCAAAAGTTCAGCTGTGATGATAAG AATTACGAATATCATTCGATAAGGGTTGACAATCCGATGGTGATGATAGTCAATGGAaagaaaattggtaaaaatcaaATTGCCGGAACTAGAATAACGAGTAGTTTCAAAGTAGTATAg
- the Capa gene encoding cardio acceleratory peptide capability, which yields MIFFNPILIFCLAFSIALISGMPTNDDDKRGGTSGLFPFPRVGRSWLYPGLDITKFPRGSRGRGWGLISQPRTGRSQPEKTWNLSPEDYPDYHDEMKRQGLIPFPRVGRAIFERAGKDFRISNENDPWTMIALREVPSPRDFIPRLEGESDEPQMGNDQLKSLRSH from the exons atgattttctTCAATCCAATCTTAATATTTTGCTTGGCTTTTTCTATCGCTTTGATTTCGG GTATGCCTACAAATGATGACGACAAACGTGGTGGTACCTCAGGACTATTTCCTTTTCCAAGAGTCGGTCGATCGTGGCTATACCCAGGTCTAGATATCACAA AATTTCCAAGAGGAAGCAGAGGAAGAGGATGGGGATTGATTTCTCAACCGCGCACAGGACGATCCCAACCTGAAAAAACGTGGAACTTGTCACCGGAAGACTACCCCG ATTACCATGACGAAATGAAACGTCAAGGACTCATTCCTTTTCCCAGGGTTGGTCGGGCAATTTTTGAAAGGGCTGGAAAGGATTTTAGAATTTCAAACGAGAATGACCCATGGACCATGATAGCTCTCAGAG AAGTTCCTTCTCCTAGAGACTTCATCCCTCGTCTTGAAGGGGAATCAGATGAACCACAAATGGGTAATGACCAGTTGAAAAGTCTAAGATCTCATTAG